The Caballeronia sp. SL2Y3 genomic sequence CATTGCAGCCCGACGATCAAATGCGATGCCGGCACCGGCTGGCGCTCCACGCGATTCGCGGAAGCGAGCATGCCCTTCACCACCTCGATGCCGTGCGCCACCGTCTTCGCGGTGCCGCCGGTTTCCTGAATGCTGAACGTCTGGAGAAACGGCGCTTCGCTGAGGCCCTGCGTTTCCAAAATGCGCGAAATCTGGTTCGTCTCGCAGCCGAGGCCGATGACGAGGACGCCCGCGAAGTTCGCGTGCGTCGCATAGCCGCCGAGCGTTCGCTGGAGCATCGCGAGCCCCTCGCCTTCAGGGTCGACCGCGCAGCCCGCGCCGTGCGTCAATGCGACGACGCCGTCCACGTTCGGATAAGCTGCGAGGCTCGCGGGGTTCGTGTCGCGGCGAAAGTGATCGGCAATCGCGCGGGCGACGGTCGCCGAGCAGTTCACCGAGGTCAGAATGCCGATGTAATTGCGCGTCGCCACGCGCCCGTCCGGACGCACGATGCCGTCGAACGTGGCGGGCGTCTTCGCGTACTGCGTGGCGCGGGCGCTTGCGCTGAACGCGTAGTCGCGATCGAATTCACCCATCGCGACGTTATGCGTGTGAACGTGCTCGCCCGGCGCAATGGCGCGGCTCGCGAAGCCGATGATCTGGCCGTAGCGCCGCACCGCTTCGCCTTCATGGATGGCGCGCGTCGCGATCTTATGGCCCGGCGGAATGAGTCCGGATACGGTGATGCCTTCGTCGGGGAGCCGCGCCCCGCCGACCAGTTGCTCCCGCGCGATGACTACGTCGTCGTCACGGTGCAGGCGAATAACGGGGGATCGTGGCCGGGCTTCGTCGAGCCGGCCAGTTATGTCTTGGCTTGCGTTCTGCATGATGTGAACCCGTAACGGGTTTCTCGAGTGTCGTCTCCGAGACCGACTATACGGTTGCCGGACGCGGCATGTATATTGAATTGTTTCCATCCCCCGATCACTTCTCCTACTTGCCCCGCGACTCGCCGATGAACACGGTCCAGATGCTGCTGTCGAGACTCAGAATGAAACAGCTTCAATTGCTGATTGCGCTCGACGAACACAAGTCGCTGCACAAGGCCGCAGCGGTGCTGGCCGTTACGCAATCGGCCGCGAGCAAGGCGTTGCATGAACTGGAGGCGCTATTCGACACGCCCCTCTTCGAGCGCTCGGCGAGCGGCATGCTGCCGAATCAGTACGGGCATCGCGTGATTCAATACGCGCGGCTCCTCACCACGGACCTGACGCTCTTGTGTCAGGACATCGCGGAGATTCAGTCGGGGCGCGGCGGGCGTCTTGCGATCGGCGCGATCATGGGCGCGATACCGGCTGTGGTCGTGCCTGCGCTCGATGCGTTGCACGCGGACCAGCCGCATGTGTCGGTGGAAATCGTCGAGGACACGAGCGCGCGCATGCTGCTGCAACTCGACGAAGGCGTTCTCGATCTCGTGGTCGGCAGATCGGCGGTCAGCGAACAGCCTTCCAAATACCGCTACTGGAAGCTCGCCGACGAGCCGCTTTCGGTGGTGGTCGGCTACCGGCACGCGACGAAGTCGCGCAGCCACGTTCAGATGCGCGATCTCGCGCACTGCCGCTGGGTCACGTACCCGAGCCAGATGCCATTGCGCGAATTGCTGGAACGCGAGATGGACCTCGCGGGCGTCGCCATGCCCGCCAACACGATCTCGACGGCATCCACGTTCGTCACGGTCGCGCTGCTCAACCAGAGCAAGGACCTCGTGTCCGTGCTGCCCACCGATATCGCCAACTTCTTCGCGCAGCACAAGATGCTGCGCATTCTTCCGGTGACGTTGCGCTCGCCATCGCAGACGTACGGCATCGTGACGCGCAAGACCGGCGTGCTCTCGCCGATGGCCGAACGCTTCATCGCGCTTCTGACCAGCCGAACGCGCGTTCAAAACGCCTCATAAGACGGCGGCGGGACCGGGGTTTGCTCGACTCGTCCGGGCCACTGTAGACAAGCCAAGGAGCCCCCGCCGTGACGCCCTTTGAGACAGCCATTCTTGTCCGACGTGAAGACCCGTGGTCGCTGGAAGCGCAGGCCCTGCTCGACGAACTGAGCGCCATGCTCGCCGTGTTCTCCGGCGACGGCGGCCAAAGCCGCTTTTCCCCGGAAGATGCGTGTTCGGCACGCGGCGCATTCGTCGTCGCGCGAACGACGCAGGGTCTCGCCCTCGGATGCGGCGCGTTCAGGCGCTTCGACTACGGTGTGGCCGAGCTCAAGCGCCTTTACAGCAGGCCAAATACGTGCGGCGTGGGGAAAGCGATTCTGACGCAGCTCGAAGCGGATGCGGCTGCGGTCGGCTATCACACGCTGCTGCTCGAAACGCGCTCATTCAACCGGCGCGCCATTGCGTTCTATGAGCGTAACGGCTTCACGCCGACGGCCCGTTACGGCATCTACGTTCATCAGCCCGACGCCCGCTGCTTCGCGAAAACCATCGGCGTCAAGGCTGATTAGTGCGCTGCTCGGCGAATCCGCTTAGACGAGTTTGATTTCGACCTCGATATTGCCGCGCGTCGCTTTCGAATACGGGCAGGTTTCGTGAGCCGCATCGACGAGCGCACGCGCCACGTCGTGTTCAACGCCGGGCAGGCTCACGTTCAGGCGCGCGCCGAGCAAGTAGGCGTCGCCTGTCATGCCGAGATCCACTTCCGCGTCCACGGACAAGTCAGGCGGCAGCGTCACCTTCAGCTTGCGCGCCGCGAGTCCCATTGCGCCGATGAAACACGCCGACCAGCCCGCCGCGAAGAGTTGCTCCGGGTTGGTGCCCTTGCCCGCGCTGCCGGGCGACGACAAGTCGATATCCAGACGGCCGTCGGAGCTGCGCGCGGTGCCGTCGCGCCCGCCGGATGTGTGGGTCTTCGCCGTGTACAGCACCTTTTCGATCTTGGACATGATGTTTTCCTCAATGAATGAAAGGCCGTTTATTTAGATCGCATACGATCTAATCGGTTGCGCCATACTGCTTGATCGGCTCCAGCGTGTCAATTGCTTATGCTTAAGCCGGCGATAGCCGTCTCTTGTTGCTTTTGTTCCTGCCGCGCAATAGTGTTTGTCCGCCGTGGGTGTTCGCGGCGCGGCGGCGCGCGCCTACAGTGACCCTCCATCGGATCCGTCGATCCGAACGGCAACACAGCCGGCACTCACACCGTCAGAGGCTCATCATGAACGCAAGCAAAGTGGTCATCGTCACCGGCGCGTCGCAAGGCATTGGCGCCGAAACCGTGAAGGCTTTTCGCGAACGCGGCCATCGTGTCATTGCGACTTCGCGTTCCATCGGCGAATCGGCCGACGAAAATCTCATCACGATCGCAGGCGATATCGCCGATGCGGGTACTGCCGAGCGCATCGTCGCGGCCGCCATCGAACGATTCGGCCGCATCGACACGCTGGTCAACAACGCGGGCATTTTCATCGCGAAGCCGTTCACGCAGTACACGGCGCAGGACTACGCAGCCATTCAGCGCGTGAACGTGGACGGCTTCTTTCACATCACGCAGCGCGTCATCGCGCACATGCAGGAAGCAGGCAGCGGGCATATCGTCACCGTGACGACGAGTCTCGTGGATCACCCGATCAGCGGCGTGCCTTCGGTGCTCGCTTCGCTCACGAAGGGCGGCCTGAACGCGGCGACGAAATCGCTCGCCATCGAGTACGCTCGTTCGGGGGTGCGGGTGAACGCGGTATCGCCGGGCGTGATCAAATCGCCGATGCACCCGGAGCAGACGCACGCCGCGTTGTCGGCGCTGCATCCGGTGGGCCGCATGGGCGAGATGAGCGACGTGGTCAATGCGATTCTCTTTCTCGACGATGCCCCGTTCGTCACGGGCGAAATCCTGCACGTCGATGGCGGCCAAAGCGCGGGCCATTGAATAGCCATTTTCACAGGAGTCTGATATGCCTATCGTCACCATTCAGGTCACGCGCGAAGGCACGCAGCCCGGCGCGAATGCGATTACCGCCGACGAAAAGGCGCGGCTGATCGCGGGCGCGAGCCAGCTATTGCTCGACGTGTTGCACAAGCCGCTCGAAGCGACGTTCGTCGTGATAGAAGAAGTCGAACTGGAGAACTGGGGCTGGGGCGGACTGCCGGTGCAGGACTACCGCAAGAAGCTCGCGGCCAAGCCTGGTTGACGCTTTACTGCGGCGCTCGATCGGCGCGTGCGCGCGGCAGGTGTTCGACAAGAAAGTCGACGAACACCCTGACGCGCGACGACAGGTGCCGCGCGTGCGGATACAGCAGGATGAACGGACGCGTGCTGCGGTAGCCGGACAGCACTTCGACGAGACGCCCCGCGCGCAGGTCGTCTTCGACGATGAAGCGGTACGTCTGGAAGAGGCCCGCGCCCGCTCGCGCGAGCGTGACGCCCGCGAGCGCGTCTCCCGACGAGCCATAGGCGCCTCGCGTGACGATATCCGTATCGCCCGATGCATCGCGAAACGTCCAGGCGATATTGCGCCCGCTGCTCGGCAGTTCGAACTGAATGCACTCGTGCGCTGCAAGATCGCCGGGCGACTCGGGCACGCCCTTGCGCTTCAGATACGCGGGCGTCGCAACGACGACCATCTCCGCATCTTCGAGCTTGCGGGCGATGAGCGAGGAATCGTCCGGCGCGCGGCCGCGTATCGCGAGATCGAAGCCGTCTTCCGCGAACTCGATGTTGCGGTTGCTCAGGTGCGTCTCGATGCTGACATCAGGATAGCGCTCGCGAAATGCAGGCAAAAGCGGCAAGACGCGGTAATGCCCGTACGGCGTCGGCATGCTGATGCGCAGCACGCCCGCTGGCGTGGTTTGCTGACCGGTCACTTCGCGTTCGGCATCGACCAGTTCGCCGAGCGCTTGCCGACAGCGTTCGTAATATCGACGGCCCGGATCGGTCAGACGAATTTGCCGTGTCGTGCGCACGAAAAGCCGTACGCCGAGGCGTTCTTCAAGCCGCGCGACCGACCGGCTCACCGCCGCCGGATTCACGCTCGCGGCATTCGCGGCGAGCGTGAAGCTCTCCAGTTCGGCAGCGAGGCAGAAGAGCTCGATACTGCCGAGCAGCAGGTCGTCGAACCTTCGTTGCATGCGTGCTCTCGCGGTTGGCGCCGGCGCTACGTCAGGCCGTTTCGTTGACCGAGCGGATGAGGTTCTCGCGCAGCGTGACGATCGCCTTCTGCACCTTCACGAATTCGGCGGGCTTGAGACCGGTGGCTGCGACGAGATCCATTTTGCCGCCCTTTTCGCGCAGCCGGCGGCCTTCTCTGGTCAGGCTCACGCGCACCTGGCGCTCGTCGGCGGGGTCGCGCTGTCTTTGTACGTAGCCCATCGCTTCGAGCTTCTTCAGGATCGGCGTCAGTGTGTTGGATTCGAGAAAGAGCTTCTCCCCCAGCCTGCCGACGGTCTGATCGTCTTCTTCCCACAGCGCAATGATGGTGATGTATTGCGTGTAGGTCAGGCCGAGTTCTTCGAGAATGGGCTTGTACGCCTTGCCGAACGCGAGATTCGCCGAGTACACGGCAAAGCACAGAAAGTCCGACAGCGACGGTGCGGACGACGGTTCCGTCGATTTCATGATGCTCTCCGGGGCGAGACTTCGATGCAGGCATTATAGATCGCGCGCGATGGAATCGCTTCCGTCGAAATCCGCAGTCACCTCGCATTAACCTCAAGCGACACGGGGAATTCCGCGCAGCGGCTTCGTCTCGTGATACCGTGGCTGCGTTCTTCGATCATACGAAGGACACGTTCTCGGGGCGGGGTGCAATTCCCCACCGGCGGTAATCGTCCCATGCGGGCGTAGCCCGCGAGCTGCTCGGCCTGGATCATCGAAAGATGGCATGGGGCGATGTCCGCAGACCCGGTTGGATTCCGGGGCCGACGGTATAGTCCGGATGAAAGAGAACAGGACGGTGCGCGCGCCTTCTCCGGGAGGCGCGCGGCCGTCCTTCGCCCTGTTCACACAAAACAGGCTGAAGTCCATGAACACATCCATTTTCAACGAATCACAGGCAGTACAGGCTGCGGGCGCTCGCCGTCCGCGCATTGCGTTCGTCCAGGCTTGCTGGCATCGCGATATCGTCGACCAGTGCAGGACGTCCTTTCTCCAGGCGA encodes the following:
- a CDS encoding GNAT family N-acetyltransferase, which gives rise to MTPFETAILVRREDPWSLEAQALLDELSAMLAVFSGDGGQSRFSPEDACSARGAFVVARTTQGLALGCGAFRRFDYGVAELKRLYSRPNTCGVGKAILTQLEADAAAVGYHTLLLETRSFNRRAIAFYERNGFTPTARYGIYVHQPDARCFAKTIGVKAD
- a CDS encoding UxaA family hydrolase; amino-acid sequence: MQNASQDITGRLDEARPRSPVIRLHRDDDVVIAREQLVGGARLPDEGITVSGLIPPGHKIATRAIHEGEAVRRYGQIIGFASRAIAPGEHVHTHNVAMGEFDRDYAFSASARATQYAKTPATFDGIVRPDGRVATRNYIGILTSVNCSATVARAIADHFRRDTNPASLAAYPNVDGVVALTHGAGCAVDPEGEGLAMLQRTLGGYATHANFAGVLVIGLGCETNQISRILETQGLSEAPFLQTFSIQETGGTAKTVAHGIEVVKGMLASANRVERQPVPASHLIVGLQCGGSDGYSGISANPALGAAVDLLVAHGGTAILSETPEIYGAEHLLTRRAINREVGEKLVARIHWWEDYCARNRAAMNNNPSAGNKAGGLTTVLEKSLGGIAKAGNTNLVEVYEYAQRVDAKGLVFMDTPGYDPISATGQVAGGANLICFTTGRGSAYGCAPSPSLKIATNDALWNRQQEDMDLNCGPILSGEKSIEEMGEALFQLMLDTASGERTRSEIHGYGQNEFVPWQIGAIT
- a CDS encoding LysR family transcriptional regulator → MKQLQLLIALDEHKSLHKAAAVLAVTQSAASKALHELEALFDTPLFERSASGMLPNQYGHRVIQYARLLTTDLTLLCQDIAEIQSGRGGRLAIGAIMGAIPAVVVPALDALHADQPHVSVEIVEDTSARMLLQLDEGVLDLVVGRSAVSEQPSKYRYWKLADEPLSVVVGYRHATKSRSHVQMRDLAHCRWVTYPSQMPLRELLEREMDLAGVAMPANTISTASTFVTVALLNQSKDLVSVLPTDIANFFAQHKMLRILPVTLRSPSQTYGIVTRKTGVLSPMAERFIALLTSRTRVQNAS
- a CDS encoding 4-oxalocrotonate tautomerase family protein, translated to MPIVTIQVTREGTQPGANAITADEKARLIAGASQLLLDVLHKPLEATFVVIEEVELENWGWGGLPVQDYRKKLAAKPG
- a CDS encoding LysR family transcriptional regulator, with amino-acid sequence MQRRFDDLLLGSIELFCLAAELESFTLAANAASVNPAAVSRSVARLEERLGVRLFVRTTRQIRLTDPGRRYYERCRQALGELVDAEREVTGQQTTPAGVLRISMPTPYGHYRVLPLLPAFRERYPDVSIETHLSNRNIEFAEDGFDLAIRGRAPDDSSLIARKLEDAEMVVVATPAYLKRKGVPESPGDLAAHECIQFELPSSGRNIAWTFRDASGDTDIVTRGAYGSSGDALAGVTLARAGAGLFQTYRFIVEDDLRAGRLVEVLSGYRSTRPFILLYPHARHLSSRVRVFVDFLVEHLPRARADRAPQ
- a CDS encoding organic hydroperoxide resistance protein, which codes for MSKIEKVLYTAKTHTSGGRDGTARSSDGRLDIDLSSPGSAGKGTNPEQLFAAGWSACFIGAMGLAARKLKVTLPPDLSVDAEVDLGMTGDAYLLGARLNVSLPGVEHDVARALVDAAHETCPYSKATRGNIEVEIKLV
- a CDS encoding MarR family winged helix-turn-helix transcriptional regulator, translating into MKSTEPSSAPSLSDFLCFAVYSANLAFGKAYKPILEELGLTYTQYITIIALWEEDDQTVGRLGEKLFLESNTLTPILKKLEAMGYVQRQRDPADERQVRVSLTREGRRLREKGGKMDLVAATGLKPAEFVKVQKAIVTLRENLIRSVNETA
- a CDS encoding SDR family NAD(P)-dependent oxidoreductase — encoded protein: MNASKVVIVTGASQGIGAETVKAFRERGHRVIATSRSIGESADENLITIAGDIADAGTAERIVAAAIERFGRIDTLVNNAGIFIAKPFTQYTAQDYAAIQRVNVDGFFHITQRVIAHMQEAGSGHIVTVTTSLVDHPISGVPSVLASLTKGGLNAATKSLAIEYARSGVRVNAVSPGVIKSPMHPEQTHAALSALHPVGRMGEMSDVVNAILFLDDAPFVTGEILHVDGGQSAGH